A single genomic interval of Juglans regia cultivar Chandler chromosome 1, Walnut 2.0, whole genome shotgun sequence harbors:
- the LOC108982411 gene encoding fasciclin-like arabinogalactan protein 13, whose protein sequence is MAASTPLSLIILVTLNIQLLLLLSPHTRAQTPSAPAPAPAGTVNLTGILDKNGQYTTFIGLLTETQVANQIENQLNTSSEGLTVFAPTDNAFNNLKSGAINGLSTQEKVQLVLYHVSPKYYRLVDLLTVTNPVRTQAAGNDGNWGLNFTGHGNQVNVTTGIVTTQINNALRQQFPLGLYQVDMVLLPEELFGAEPPASAPPPAKTPSTTSNTTTNTSAPASPTEGTGASGRNVVGWGLSLGLAMLCMQGALS, encoded by the coding sequence ATGGCAGCTTccacacctctctctctcatcatcctCGTGACCCTCAACATCCAACTACTCCTCCTCCTCTCACCTCATACCCGAGCCCAAACCCCCTCAGCCCCGGCTCCAGCTCCCGCTGGCACAGTCAACTTAACAGGAATCCTCGACAAAAACGGCCAATACACCACCTTCATTGGCCTCCTCACCGAGACCCAAGTGGCCAACCAAATCGAAAACCAGCTCAACACCTCTTCTGAGGGCTTGACTGTCTTCGCTCCCACCGACAATGCCTTCAACAACCTTAAATCCGGTGCCATAAATGGCCTCAGTACCCAAGAAAAAGTACAGCTTGTTCTTTACCACGTATCGCCTAAATACTACCGACTTGTTGATCTTCTAACGGTTACCAACCCTGTTCGTACTCAAGCTGCAGGCAACGATGGCAATTGGGGGCTTAACTTCACTGGCCACGGCAACCAAGTCAACGTGACGACCGGAATCGTTACGACACAAATCAACAATGCGCTGCGGCAACAGTTTCCTTTGGGGCTTTACCAAGTGGACATGGTGTTGTTGCCCGAGGAATTGTTTGGAGCTGAGCCTCCAGCTTCAGCACCACCACCGGCAAAAACCCCATCCACCACCTCCAACACTACGACAAACACCTCGGCCCCGGCATCCCCTACGGAGGGTACTGGTGCGAGTGGGAGAAATGTGGTTGGGTGGGGTTTGTCTCTTGGGCTTGCGATGCTTTGCATGCAGGGAGCTCTCTCTTGA